In the genome of Limanda limanda chromosome 15, fLimLim1.1, whole genome shotgun sequence, one region contains:
- the LOC133020356 gene encoding tumor necrosis factor ligand superfamily member 14-like encodes MAEGDVGTCPHVFMVDAHSNCVSVPGKKKPMWAMAGQKLLLLLVGLTMLGLVVQGFFLYTLYKKTEVLSQDRSRPYYLNQSNAQTSGQQGGPMIGQMGSKELNELHIQRPHPEQVQQRPFAHLMGSNTPAKDDNVVQWIHEGGEALTHQMGYDKGRLLVEREGYYYLYSKVQLNAVSECSLIQHKVMRDVSFYSRPIALMRSKSLRCRTSKLVSEKALEGEDLWNSFLAGIFHLERGDKVFVTLESIQKYRPGPADNFMGAFMILPSNH; translated from the exons ATGGCAGAGGGAGATGTGGGCACCTGCCCCCATGTGTTTATGGTGGACGCTCACTCAAACTGTGTCTCGGTGCCCGGGAAGAAGAAACCGATGTGGGCAATGGCAGGCCaaaagcttctcctcctgctggtgGGACTGACCATGTTGGGACTTGTCGTGCAGGGTTTTTTCCTCTACACGCTGTACAAAAAAACGGAG GTCCTATCCCAGGACAGGTCTCGCCCTTACTACCTGAATCAGTCCAACGCTCAAACATCTGGCCAGCAG gGTGGCCCCATGATTGGTCAAATGGGATCTAAAG AGCTCAATGAGCTTCACATACAGCGACCTCACCCGGAGCAGGTTCAACAGAGGCCCTTTGCTCACCTGATGG GCTCCAACACTCCTGCAAAGGATGACAATGTGGTGCAGTGGATACATGAAGGTGGCGAGGCCCTCACCCACCAAATGGGCTACGACAAAGGTCGACTGTTGGTGGAAAGGGAAGGTTACTACTACCTGTACTCCAAAGTGCAATTGAATGCTGTGTCGGAGTGTTCACTTATCCAGCACAAGGTCATGAGAGACGTCAGTTTCTACAGCCGACCAATAGCACTCATGAGATCAAAGAG CCTACGCTGCAGGACATCAAAACTTGTGAGTGAGAAGGCTTTGGAAGGGGAAGATCTGTGGAACAGCTTCCTGGCTGGGATTTTCCATCTGGAGAGAGGAGATAAAGTTTTTGTCACGTTGGAAAGTATACAGAAGTATCGTCCGGGACCTGCAGACAACTTCATGGGGGCCTTCATGATCCTTCCATCCAACCATTAA